From the Danio aesculapii chromosome 9, fDanAes4.1, whole genome shotgun sequence genome, one window contains:
- the LOC130234984 gene encoding uncharacterized protein LOC130234984 yields the protein MLASGISTVIYLWKHMKRMEKNSTFFSVLRNKQQMRLTIIGIIQTVLFSIGLLWLMGEELLVDFGVFLDGGRLLRSVMALYSFGVNILLNASPWIYDISGSAIFFAMWTGFTTSLWLNVCYFFQIVPVQWPFLVWMKQHIRLIVYSALSADRLFFLSEFLFRVILEMTEIPATRFNLTSGRENITSKSNLRPNTVEIYITYLSIRGCIFVLCVVVMLASGISTVIYLWKHMKRMEKNSTFFSVLRNKQQMRLTIIGIIQTVLFSIGLLWLMGGELLVHFGVFLDGGRLLRSVMALYSLGVNILLMVGQSKYRLMANDICKKIQRLNFPFP from the exons ATGCTGGCGTCAGGGATTTCGACTGTCATCTACTTGTGGAAGCACATGAAGAGAATGGagaaaaacagcacatttttttctgttcttcGTAACAAGCAGCAGATGAGATTGACAATCATCGGCATCATTCAGACGGTTCTCTTCTCGATTGGTTTACTGTGGCTTATGGGAGAAGAGCTCCTTGTGGACTTTGGTGTTTTTTTGGATGGAGGACGTTTGCTTCGCTCTGTTATGGCACTGTACTCTTTCGGTGTTAACATACTTTTAA ATGCATCTCCATGGATTTACGACATTTCAGGATCTGCTATATTTTTTGCCATGTGGACTGGTTTTACTACCTCACTTTGGCTGAATGTTTGTTACTTCTTCCAGATCGTTCCTGTCCAGTGGCCATTTTTGGTCTGGATGAAGCAGCACATCAGACTTATTGTGTACTCGGCATTATCTGCAGATAGACTCTTCTTTCTGTCTGAATTCCTTTTTCGTGTCATCTTGGAAATGACTGAAATTCCTGCAACAAGATTTAATTTAACCAGCGGTCGTGAGAACATCACCAGtaaatcaaatttaagaccaAACACTGTTGAAATCTACATTACATATTTGTCTATTCGAGGTTGTATATTTGTGCTTTGTGTTGTCGTCATGCTGGCGTCAGGGATTTCGACTGTCATCTACTTGTGGAAGCACATGAAGAGAATGGagaaaaacagcacatttttttctgttcttcGTAACAAGCAGCAGATGAGATTGACAATCATCGGCATCATTCAGACGGTTCTCTTCTCGATTGGTTTACTGTGGCTTATGGGAGGAGAGCTTCTTGTacattttggtgtttttttagATGGAGGACGTTTGCTTCGCTCTGTTATGGCACTGTACTCTCTCGGTGTTAACATACTTTTAATGGTTGGTCAGTCAAAATACCGCCTGATGGCTAACGATATctgcaaaaaaatacaaagaCTGAACTTTCCGTTTCCTTAA